In a genomic window of Gopherus evgoodei ecotype Sinaloan lineage chromosome 14, rGopEvg1_v1.p, whole genome shotgun sequence:
- the APCDD1L gene encoding protein APCDD1-like, with product MGLSWCFFIGLLLACASGKKLWDVPVSLAHQHSTGKLLWEPQCQYQLRHLQDSARISALLPPRLEGHWISTGCEVRPGPEFLTRSYLFYSNRLFKAYQFYYWDPSCHNPSYSLVIKGKLRLRQASWITRGATEADYHLHKVGIVFHSQKAMQEISARINQTSGGDCSGFFPPGRSWAPGVLYEVLSAKEGRDCTTALGFAMHELSLVRVEKHYEPLLQTQPNGSRTVEELYLGDIHTKWSERLHYRPTGYQRPLQSAVHHVHPCPACGIIYRSDEHHPPILPAKAELPMQLSGRWVSAHCEIRPAVLFLTRYFIFHGTNRTWEGYYYHYSDPLCKQPTFTIYASGHYTKGVPSFIVRGGTELAFKVTHARVTAIDQVTVTMLNSSEPGTCGETGFWSAGLEQDITLTNGCLALGIKLPHTEYELFKMEQDMKDRSLLFIGERPTDGSSPDRPEKRPTSYQAPLIQCVGATGVFSKHISPRYLGKEDNGNEALKPLPMAFLLSLMAMQFLRWD from the exons CCTGTGCATCTGGCAAGAAGCTATGGGACGTGCCTGTGTCTCTGGCTCATCAGCACAGCACTGGAAAACTGCTCTGGGAGCCACAGTGCCAGTACCAACTGCGCCACCTACAGGACAGCGCTAGAATTTCAGCTCTTCTGCCTCCCCGGCTGGAAGGTCATTGGATTTCTACAGG CTGTGAGGTACGTCCGGGACCAGAGTTTCTCACCAGATCCTACCTGTTTTACTCCAACCGCTTGTTCAAGGCTTATCAGTTCTACTACTGGGACCCCTCCTGCCACAATCCGTCCTACTCCTTGGTCATCAAAGGCAAGCTCAGGCTGCGCCAGGCCTCCTGGATCACCCGAGGGGCAACTGAGGCAGACTACCACCTGCACAAAGTGGGTATTGTTTTCCACAGCCAGAAGGCCATGCAGGAGATTTCTGCCCGGATCAATCAGACGTCAGGAGGGGACTGCAGTGGATTCTTTCCACCTGGACGGTCCTGGGCTCCCGGAGTCCTCTACGAGGTGCTGAGTGCCAAGGAGGGGCGAGATTGCACCACAGCCCTGGGCTTTGCCATGCATGAACTCAGCCTGGTGCGGGTGGAGAAGCATTACGAGCCCCTACTGCAAACTCAGCCGAACGGTAGCAGGACGGTGGAGGAGCTGTATCTAGGGGACATTCACACCAAGTGGTCTGAGAGGCTCCATTATCGACCAACGGGGTATCAACGCCCTTTGCAGAGTGCTGTG CATCACGTGCATCCTTGCCCTGCTTGTGGGATTATATACAGATCTGATGAGCACCATCCACCTATACTACCAGCTAAAGCTGAGCTGCCGATGCAGTTAAGTGGCAGGTGGGTGAGTGCTCACTGTGAAATCCGGCCAGCTGTGCTTTTTCTTACCAGGTACTTCATATTTCATGGCACCAATCGCACCTGGGAAGGGTACTATTATCACTACTCTGACCCACTCTGCAAGCAGCCTACTTTTACCATCTATGCATCTGGGCACTACACCAAGGGTGTCCCATCCTTCATAGTGAGAGGAGGCACAGAGCTGGCATTTAAAGTGACCCATGCTCGGGTTACAGCAATAGACCAGGTAACAGTGACCATGCTAAACTCCTCAGAGCCAGGGACCTGCGGGGAGACAGGCTTCTGGAGTGCCGGGCTGGAGCAGGATATAACGCTGACCAATGGGTGTCTGGCTTTGGGCATCAAGCTGCCCCACACAGAATATGAACTCTTTAAAATGGAGCAAGACATGAAAGATCGCAGCTTGCTGTTCATTGGCGAAAGGCCCACAGACGGATCCAGCCCTGACAGACCGGAGAAGCGGCCCACCTCATACCAGGCACCACTTATTCAGTGTGTCGGGGCTACCGGCGTCTTTTCTAAACACATCAGTCCACGCTACCTGGGAAAAGAGGATAATGGGAATGAAGCACTAAAACCTTTGCCTATGGCCTTTTTATTATCACTTATGGCAATGCAGTTTTTAAGATGGGACTAG